From the genome of Pradoshia eiseniae:
TCCGCTTTAGATTATCAATTCTTTATTAATATATTGTACAATAATATCTTGGAAAAGCTAGACTCATTTAGTCCTAGCTTCCTGCCTTTTTCTGATAAACTGCTATAATAGAAGAATGCTTTCATATAGGAGCCCCATCTAAAGAATGAATCAGGAGGTTTGCAAGTGGAATTTATCGCGATTGATTTCGAAACAGCCAATCAATATCCGAATAGCGCATGCTCTATCGGAATCGTCTATGTCAATAATCAAAAAATTGCAGATGAGAAGTATTTCCTTATACAACCACCTATCATGAAATTCGACCGCAAGAATATGGAGGTGCATGGCATAACGCCTGAGGCCGTTAAGGATGCGCCTGCATTTAATGAAGTTTGGAAAATAATCGAACATGACTTTAAAGACACCATGATTATTGCCCATAATGCCTATTTCGATATGAGCGTCTTACATGCTTGCCTGAAGGAATACGATTTAGCTATACCCGAATTAACCTATTGCTGCAGCATCCCTATTTCTAACCGGGCAATTGGGGGACATCGTGTCAGACAATCACTTAAGGAGCGGACCCGTTATTTTGGCATCGACCTAGAAGAACATCATCATGCCTTAGCTGATGCAAGGGCCTGTGCAGAGCTTGTGCTAAAAAGCATCGAAGCAAGCGGTCAGCCATCCTTTCCTGATTTTCTTGAAGCTCACCCTTCCTTGCCTATTAAGCGATTATCTCAGTTAAGGCCAATGAATGCCTTCACGAAGGAAAAAGCTCCAGTAACCAAAAAATATAGCAAAACCGTTAAAATAGGTGATATAAAACCAACGATTGACCCAGATGAAAATAACCCTCTCTATGGAAAGACCTTTGTCTTTACGGGTGACCTTGATTCGATGAACAGAATTGATGCCATGCAGACAATCGTAAATTTCGGCGGTATTCTTAAATCAAGTGTCAGCAAGAAGACAGATTATCTCATTATAGGGAGACAAGATCACTCAATAGTTGGAGACCAGGGAATCAGTTCGAAAGAGAGTAAAGCACGGGAACTTCAGGATAAGGGCATTCCAATCGAGCTGCTCGATGAGTCTCGTTTTCTAAGGCTGCTAGCTGAGGCCAAAAGCGGCCACACTTCAAAAAAATTAATCTAAAAAAGCGGCTGGGACAGAACTTATAAACGATTCCGCAAGACAAACGATAGCTTCCTTAATAGACTTTGTTAGGATATCTATTGAAACAAACAAAAACCCGAACTATTAAGCGTGATAAAACTATCACCTAATAATTCGGGTTTATTATTGACTGAAATACTGATACCTCAGCCCTTTTATGTTTTTATTTATAATTCATTCAAAAATTCCCTGACTTGATCAGGTGTTTTGGCATTGGCACTGTGCAAATGTGCAATTTTCTCGCCGTTCTTATATACCAGCAAGCTCGGAATTCCCATCACATTATGTTCCTCAGCCAACTCAGGGAACTCATCCTTATCTACCATATACCAT
Proteins encoded in this window:
- a CDS encoding exonuclease domain-containing protein translates to MEFIAIDFETANQYPNSACSIGIVYVNNQKIADEKYFLIQPPIMKFDRKNMEVHGITPEAVKDAPAFNEVWKIIEHDFKDTMIIAHNAYFDMSVLHACLKEYDLAIPELTYCCSIPISNRAIGGHRVRQSLKERTRYFGIDLEEHHHALADARACAELVLKSIEASGQPSFPDFLEAHPSLPIKRLSQLRPMNAFTKEKAPVTKKYSKTVKIGDIKPTIDPDENNPLYGKTFVFTGDLDSMNRIDAMQTIVNFGGILKSSVSKKTDYLIIGRQDHSIVGDQGISSKESKARELQDKGIPIELLDESRFLRLLAEAKSGHTSKKLI
- a CDS encoding thioredoxin family protein → MKKVQTIEEFNEQISNNQLTVEIFTTTWCPDCKRLDMFIDEIVAEHADKTWYMVDKDEFPELAEEHNVMGIPSLLVYKNGEKIAHLHSANAKTPDQVREFLNEL